One region of Oscillatoria salina IIICB1 genomic DNA includes:
- the cas1 gene encoding CRISPR-associated endonuclease Cas1 has product MTTLYLTEPGTVVRYRNHSFLIGKKETTHTCRIAEVELVVALPGVQLTDNAIAQLLDRGIETIFLRQDGRFRGRLQGNFQTNPTIRIAQYRILDTTFGMALAQKLVLGKIRNQRSLLQRRNRATQGRITQLSEAIDCIGAYMLRLHDCSTPLNRAEMMGIEGICARTYYQALRHYFPPKWNFSGRNRRPPLDPINALLSWGYGVLLARIFAASIQAGLDPYLGFFHAVEPYRPNLVLDLMEEFRPAIVDRAVISIIEADILDPLDFEPSPDGTGIWLGLVAKKLFLAKLEQQLRQTVLYPPQKRRLTYSQIILEQARSLGRCFIESTLDYEAFLLK; this is encoded by the coding sequence GTGACTACCTTGTACTTAACCGAACCAGGAACCGTAGTACGTTATCGCAACCATTCTTTTTTAATTGGCAAAAAAGAAACTACTCATACTTGTCGGATTGCAGAAGTCGAACTGGTAGTAGCGCTTCCCGGAGTACAGCTTACCGACAACGCGATCGCCCAACTGCTCGATCGCGGCATCGAAACCATCTTTCTCCGGCAAGACGGTCGTTTTCGCGGACGACTTCAGGGAAACTTTCAAACCAATCCTACCATTCGCATCGCCCAATACCGCATTCTCGACACCACCTTCGGCATGGCATTAGCCCAAAAATTAGTTTTAGGCAAAATTCGCAATCAGCGATCGCTCCTTCAGCGACGCAACCGCGCCACCCAAGGCAGAATTACCCAACTCAGCGAAGCCATCGACTGTATCGGCGCATATATGCTGCGACTCCACGATTGTTCCACCCCCCTCAATCGAGCCGAAATGATGGGCATAGAAGGCATTTGCGCCCGCACCTACTATCAAGCCTTGCGTCACTACTTCCCCCCGAAATGGAACTTTTCCGGACGCAATCGCCGCCCACCCCTCGATCCCATCAACGCCTTACTCAGTTGGGGTTACGGCGTTTTACTCGCACGAATATTCGCCGCCAGCATCCAAGCCGGACTCGATCCGTATTTAGGCTTTTTCCACGCCGTCGAACCTTATCGACCCAACTTGGTATTAGACTTAATGGAAGAATTTCGTCCCGCGATCGTCGATCGAGCCGTAATCTCCATCATCGAGGCTGATATCTTAGATCCTCTCGATTTTGAACCCTCACCCGACGGCACAGGTATTTGGCTAGGCTTAGTCGCCAAAAAACTCTTCCTCGCCAAACTCGAACAACAACTACGTCAAACCGTCCTTTACCCACCCCAAAAGCGGCGTTTAACTTACAGTCAAATCATACTCGAACAAGCACGTAGCTTAGGACGCTGTTTCATTGAATCAACGTTAGATTACGAAGCCTTTCTTCTCAAATAA
- the csx18 gene encoding CRISPR-associated protein Csx18, with protein sequence MMPLSVAKQLVRYRNLLIALVNAGITWILLIIAPLGLFTVIVCTAGVFLSSLVLGTIGDLAVFSLLKRSGWQVTGSRWDGESVAEGFDSLVSESEIRFSSERRRQLPED encoded by the coding sequence ATGATGCCACTTTCTGTAGCTAAACAGCTTGTACGCTATCGCAATTTGTTGATTGCTTTGGTGAATGCGGGAATTACTTGGATTCTCTTGATTATCGCTCCTTTGGGATTGTTTACGGTGATTGTTTGCACGGCTGGGGTTTTTCTCAGTAGTCTGGTTTTGGGAACGATCGGCGATTTGGCTGTGTTTTCTTTATTAAAACGTAGTGGTTGGCAAGTTACAGGATCGCGGTGGGATGGAGAATCTGTTGCTGAAGGTTTTGATTCGTTGGTTTCAGAAAGCGAGATCCGCTTTAGTAGTGAAAGACGGCGACAGTTACCGGAAGATTAA
- the groES gene encoding co-chaperone GroES: protein MAAVSLSVSTVKPLGDRVFVKVSPSEEKTSGGILLPDTAKEKPQIGEVVSVGSGKISEKGDRSPMEVKVGDKVLYSKYAGTDIKLGGDDYVLLSEKDILATVS from the coding sequence ATGGCAGCAGTATCATTAAGCGTATCTACAGTAAAACCGTTAGGCGATCGCGTATTCGTTAAAGTTAGCCCTAGCGAGGAAAAGACTTCCGGTGGTATTTTATTACCTGACACCGCGAAAGAAAAGCCCCAAATTGGCGAAGTAGTTTCCGTTGGTTCGGGTAAAATCAGCGAAAAAGGCGATCGCAGCCCGATGGAAGTTAAAGTAGGAGACAAAGTTCTCTACTCGAAATACGCTGGAACTGATATTAAACTCGGCGGCGATGATTATGTATTGTTA